The sequence TAGGATGGTGGATGGAAGTTTAGGATGGTGGATGGAAGTTTAGGATGGTGGATGGAAGTTTAGGATGGTGGATGGAAAATTAGGATGGTGGATGGAAGTTTAGGATGGTGGAAGGAAGTTTAGGATGGTGGAAAAAAACGATGTAAGAtgcaataaaaatacaaCGACAAGCAAATAAAACTCagctacaaaaaaaaaaaaaaaaaaaaaaagcttccgtaaaaaaaaactcaCTTTCACTAATTTTcacaaaattaattatatttcttttcatgttttaaaaaattgctatttttgaaatatgaGTATTTGCATAGTACCTACTTAGGTGTACATATCAGTCTTAAACATAGTAATGTTATCGGCAAAAttgaaaaagtataaaatgaATGGAATATAATTGGTGGAATAAAATCGGCGGCATAAAATCAGCGGCATAAAATCAGCGGCATAAAATCAGCGGCATAAAAATGGCGTTATCAAATCGGTGGAATAAAGTCGGCAGAATAAAATCAGCGGAATAAAAATGGCGGAATAAAATCAGCGGAACGAAATAAGagtaatgaaatatatagaatagaataaaataaaaagggggGCGTAAAGTGCGAAAAAAATCATGACAGTGTAGCACCGTAATATGCTTTCGCCGTAAATGGTAAGgttaagaaagaaaaagtcTACGAGTATTTACACAATTGGTTTTCTTTCTTTGATGTGCTTAATACTTAGCTACACTTCCactgtttatattttgtcaTATGTAAACAAGTTATAGCAGTAGGAAGGCTGATATATGAACACAAAATTTTTACTGCGTCCTCCACTGATTTATGTTAGACAAATATTTGAGTGATCATTCTTCTACTgtctcatattttttaaattattcggtctttttttttttttttttatttattttataatttcataattttatacatatttacatatttatatatttgcatatttttatacattctcataattttatgcattctcatatttttacacattttcatatttttttatattttcacatttttttatattttcacttttttttttatttttatattattttatattattttacatttttttacagTTTTTCACATGTTTtcctttataattattacatcTGAAGCAAAACAAGTTACGTCACAGTAGAAATATACGTGTGTACGTAAATGCATACATGCGTACATAAATACTTACCCccgcacatacatacatacatacatacatacatccatacatacatacatacatccatacatacatacatacatacatatatatatatatatattatatatatatgtttacgaGTACACACATACACGTACAACTATAATCCCTTAAAAATGGCCAACTgaatatgcgtatatatttttaaaatgtgataatctttttttttttttttttttttttttttcattggtACACACACGCGTACGGTTGCACGCTAACACAGCAAATACTTTACTCTTTgtagtaatttatttttctgatATTTGTATTTCTAGCTTTTTTGCTAcattatttttgcttttttcccttttttatttttttttcttatttcattttcCCTTATCTGATCATTCCGCATTTTcgtttgttcatatattactttattacattttattatatatttatttcgttttattatgtattactttatttagttttactttattttatttctttttcttttctttttttttggggggggcttcattaaaaatatttaattttgtgcACATAcagaacaaaaataaacaaaaattaacaaaaacaaaaaaaataaaataatgtaaaataatgtaaaataatgtaaaataaatgaaatcaTATCGAGCATATCAAATCACATCAAACATGTCAAATCACATCGAACATATCAAATCACATCAAACATATCAAATCACATCAAACATGTCAAATCACATCAAACATGTCAAATCACATCAAACATGTCAAATCACATCAAACAATGtctaattaaaatatagtctaataaaaagataacaAATTAAACGAAATATATGCTGGATagacaataaaaaaaatgtattaaacaAAGCTATACCAtctccattttttataattctgtgttaaaaaataatactttatCAATTTTTGTTGTACATGATTACTCGCGCTCGCATTGCCATAAACTATGATATGTTACGCCCATGCTGCTCTATTTTATgtcattttttctattttttccgcttgttattttcatgttttagcatattatataagtCTACAGCATATCTCCACGTTACAGTAATTTCACCTTACCTGCTGTTATGACaatgccttttttttttttttttttttcttctttttctttttatttgttcatttttcctTAACGTAATGTAGATATTTCTTTACATTAGTTATAATACAGCTGTAACAAAACATTATTTGGCATATACGTACAAACGTGGTTTAtgtatgaaattattttacttgtATGAcgtcttttattttaaaactcTATATAATATCTTCATCCGTGTACCTTTTAATCATTGAAAGTATTATTTctacgtatacatacatatatgcgtatttatgtacgtatatgcaaatggaaaaacatatatatactttaacAAAAATGCATACACGAGTACCAATAATGCCCTAACGATTTCGCCTAATTAGTTAAATATTCTCTTTTCAAAATACCTTGtcaaaaggaaaagaataCCTATCGGGGTTTACAAAGTATGCGAATATTTTAACATGCACACATAGAAGCACCTACACCCACCTAcccatacacacacacatatacacaaaaaaacaaaaaaaaaaaaaaaatcaaaaaaaaaaacaaaaaaaaaaaaaaaaaaaaatattaaacattCATCATAACTTCAAATGATTATacaaaatttcataaaaattataaatatcaCATATACACAATGATAGTTGTAATATACCAAACAACTAAAAATGACTTTAAGAGGATACTACTAAGTGTTTCCGgtgaataaatttttcattttatagatattaaaaaaaattacaacatTCTGATAAGGtcaactaaaaaaaataagttctaaattttttattctcctctttcataaaaatgttcTAACGGTATTTCTGTGCATGTCTCACCATTGCTCGACGTTCAttcataaattatgtatatttaaaaaaaaaaaaaaaaaaggtttttCGTTGAGCAATATGGAAACATATAATTGTACATAAATGTGTAATGGAGTGAATATTCTCATTCATCcgtttaatattattattattactactactattcttattatttttctgtttttacttttttcaaattttgtttttctatatttttctttttttactttttccaATTGCAATATCTCATTCGTTGCAACATTTTGCCTTAATGCAAAACCAGAATTTCGAATTTTgcaaatattgaaaatattgtaaatattGCCAATTTTtcgaagtaaaaaaaaataagcataCGGCGCAAGGACTTTCCTTGGGGCACATTATTATGTGCATTCACAGTATGTCgtataacaattttatacatcataatattttgataagCATACATTCTcttcttaaaataaatttttaaaaatgtttgaAAAGAgcttactaaaaaaaaaaaaaaaaatttcaaaaactAGTCTCTTTCATATACGAGGCTATATAAAAAGAGTAGTATTATATGTCCCTAGGAAGAGAAACAAACAAACACATTTTAAATCAAACGAatgtttttcatatataataaaattgttcattaatatatttcgcCCAAAAGAGTGTGTGCAGTGACATTACttgtttatttgtataaacgtttgtatgtatttatgtatatatgtacatatatatatatatatatatatacatgtgagTGCGGACGTACACAATATGCAAACGGTCTTTATGTTCCCTATGCATGACTGAACAGCACAttagcaaaataaaacatggCGCTCATTTGCATTGGCTCGGTTTGTTTTTCGTTATTTCACGTGggtattataattttatttatcatcaATTACTTTTATTCTCATATTAAAAAGTTCCTTCCCCAGTTTTTGGTTGGTAGTGATGGTAATTATGGGCTTTACCACTTTCACATTTTGACATCTTTTAtctgtttttgtttttacgtTTTGCAAACTTAACGTCTATTTATTGTTTGTTCGTTTGTCTGCTCGTTTCTTTgtctgctttttttttttttttttttcttatttttcccCGCCTTCTCCCCGTTACTCAACTTATCCCAACATACAACATTTAAATTCCGTTAACATCATCATGTAATCGTAGATAAAGACAAGCAAATTAAGGATATTTTgcaattaaaaagaaaaaagaaagaggtAAAAAAAGAGACATTATTTCGTGCATGTACGaggcataaataaataatctcAAAATTCTGTAAAGCATATAACgtgaaaatgagaaaaatggaaaattcgcgtttctactttttttacctttttggTACTTTTTTTCcgtattttttgtttttattagtaTGGAGAGAGCACATATATAGAGCTAGCTGAAGGGGGAAACTTAGAAGACATATTCAAATCAAGCAAAAACGTTTCAGTCGTTTTAAAATTTGGGGCTTCTTGGTGTAAACCCTGTGTCCGAATTAAGGAATATTTTAAggtagcaaaaaaaaataagcattTTAGTTATTCGAACATTTGACAAAATTGTCACAGCATAATTCGTATGTTTGCAAGTGCATATATActcatgtatgtatatttatacacacatgcacatgtatatgtatatttatacacacatgcacatgtatatgtatatatatatatatatatatatatatatatatatatatatatatatacatttttttttttttttccttttgtatGTCCCTTTCCTGTGACATTATGACGTAACTTAAAATATCGTTCCTTCCCTGTTCATGTTGCAGAACCAGACAGCCAGTTATTATGTATCGCTCGTTGATATTGATGTTGATGTCTATGATACATTGAACGAGGAGTATGCGATCAAAGTTTTGccaacatttattttttactttttcttaaaCAATGAATGGATCATAACTCAACGAGTACTTTGCTTCATCATTCttacgcaaaaaaaaaaaaaaaaaaaaaagacaaataaGTAGATACATAAATTgatatattgatatattgatatattaatatattgatatattaatatgatgACAAATTGATATATTGATAAATACGCAAATAGATTATTACGTAAACATGTAAATAAAAGATTGCTCATCTACGTAAAAGATACGCCCAAGTGTGGTTACCCCTTCATACCATTTGCACGGCACTAATagttttaacttttttttttttttttttttatgtagaTTGAAGGAGCCAGTGAAAAAGAATTAGAAAGGgcctttaaaaaatacagcATATCAAAAGCgaattgaaaaagaaaaaaaagcataaaataaaacaaaacgaTTATCCATAATTCACACACatacgtttatatatacctatacaTGAAACACATAGGCGCCTTTATGTTCGTAATAATACAACTTGGCAAATTCCACCTTTTGTCGTTCATTTGTTTACCTTTATCCctttattctcttttttttttttttttttttttttttttgcgacATAAAAACATGTATCATAGCTAGTACTTACCATATTTTGACATCaacatattcatatttatacacaaaAAGATGGatgacatttttttttgttcatttttccatggtcatacatacaaatattaaaaaaaggattatttacatattcgcataaatgtatatgagcttatgtatgtatggaATAGTTATTACCCTATGCTGGATAATAATTCAataataaagagaaaaattaaattattttaattaatcgGAATTGGTctgaattaaaattatatgaaatgaTTTGGAGTGgagttctttttttttttttttttttttttcatttttgcgTGCTGTGCTAGCACTTGTAGAATAAATTGTTTCATGTTTTAtttctcaattttttttttttttttttttttttttatcagaaacttatttgtttttaatatgaaatagAAGTGTAGTGACTTGCAAAATGTAGGAAATGAGTTAGTCCCTGCACTAGTCATCcattatgataatttttgcGCATACATTACTGGGAGAAAAGTATACAATTTTAACCTTCACCTTTTTTagatttttaacttttttaccttttttatacttcttatttttttgtactttttatttttttgtactttttaCCTTTTTGTACTTCTTACCTTTTTGTACTTCTTACCTTTTTGTACTTCTTACCTTTTTGTACTTCTTACCTTTTTGTACTTCTTACCTTTTTGTACTTCTTACCTTTTTGTACTTCTTACCTTTTTGTACTTCTTACCTTTTTGTACTTCTTACCTTTTTGTACTTCTTACCTTTTTGTACTTCTTACCTTTTTGTACTTCTTACCTTTTTGTACTTCTTACCTTTTTGTACTTCTTAcctttttatactttttccCTTCTTGCTCTTCTTCAACTTTTGCGTTTTTTTCAACgaataaaaggaaaagaagaatGAAGTCGaccaaaaatataaaatgcttttttatacaaaagaaaatgaactaaagaaaaaagttatatCGTTCCTACTCCTGCTTATATTATACGAGCAGTGCCTGATAaactttatttattcattttccattaataaaagaacatTTGTTTTGAACTCCGTGGTGGACAAAAATGACAACGTAATGCTTAGTCTAGAGAAAAGAAGCGAAAATTgctttttccattttgtgTGCATTTAGGCATTGGGGCATTTGTCAATGTACCAATTTGTTCGTTTGTCCATTATTTCCATTGTACGCGGATATATGTGTTCTCTGTTATACTTGCCTCTTTCCGTTGCATATCTCTGAGCGTCCCTTAAGAGAAAAAGAACAGTGAAGCATATCATCCATTTGATGTTAtgctattatattttgtgttTTGTTATGTTTTGCGTTCATTTCATTGCAAGACAGATTTGTGCATTTGACCTTATtatgtgttatataatttttttagtaatttcgctataaaaatatatatcgaTAGATTGATATGCAGATttatagatagatatatagatatatagataCTTAGATAGATACATGCATACccacgtacatacatatatacgtacatacatatatacatatacatacatacgcatatacatacgtacacatatacatacgtacacatatacatacatacacacatacacacatacatacacacatacacccatacatacacacatacacccatacatacacacatacacacatacatacacacatacacacatacatacacacatacacccatacatacacacatacacccatacatacacacatacacccatacatacacacatacacccatacatacacacatacacacatatatacatatacacatgtatattatGCGTCCACTTATTTTTGTACGCGCGTTTTTCCTTATTTGGTCAggtgaaaaaaaacaagttaAGGGAAAACCGGAAAATACTGGTAGAAATAGGGAACAGCTTAAGAGAGCAGGACGTGCATAAATCGCTAGCAAATTTGGACAGTATATTAACGGAATATTCAAAGGATAAGAGACTGTCAAAAAATATGAGTGTTCTATGTGGAAATgtattaaatttatgtagcaaatttaatgatataaataacatgATAAAAGTAATTGAAAagatgaaatattataatatagaaaTGCAGGAAAATTCATACTTGGCTATTTGTAATTActatatatcaaataattatatatatgaatatttattaacaatTAATAAGATGATAGAAAGAAATATTACCATTAGGGAGCGTTTCTATAAGTATATCTTAGTACATATATTAGACTTATCCTTTGATAACAGTGGCTATGCTAGACACCTATTCCACGAGGGTTACACAAACAACAGGGAAGTCTGTAAAGAGGGAAATGCGCAAATACGCGATGAATATATTGGAAGCGCTATAAGAGGAGGGCAGGAAAATAGTATTCATGATAATGTTGCTAATGGTGTTAGTAGTGACTATAATGGTAGACAAGATATGAGTTACTATAATGCTCATTACAGCAGTGCGGATCGCGAACACTCGAACAACAAAAGATACCATTTAATCAAAAACACAGATTACAGTAACTTTGACAAATACACAAAAGAgttgaataaatataatatgcgACTAGATGAGGAGGACAAGAAGTATATTCTgaacaattatttattaattgatatttttaaacacatgaatgataatgaaataaaaattaaactaatttacatattaaaGCTAGTACATTATGTGTATGAAAATATTCAATATCTTATGAGAAAGAAGAATCAAGAACTCATTCTAAGGGAAGAAGATACCCAAGATGTTGAAGATGGACATGATGTTGATAATAACGATAGTAATGATAGTGACTATAGCATAGATGGTGCCTCTTCTGTTAACAGTACAAAATCAAATTCCTCAgataaggaaaaagaaaaactaaaaaaaatcaaaaagaaTAATGGGAAAAACTTCTATAAAGATATACTAATAGAACAACTAAAATGTATTCTAGatttatacaaaatgaattatgattccatgaatataaatattaaaaaatatgaagagaCCTTAGATGAACAAGAGAAAAGGAATGTATACTATCAAgtcaataaaataattaaaaaactgCCGTTCATTAAATTAAcagaaaatgttaaaaatacatataagtgTAAAAATTGTGAACAAAACATAAATACCTATTTTCTTACTCTcaaacaaattataatagtTATTGTTAATATCATATTGATTACGaatctttttaataataaagaaatatacaaaataaagcatTTCTTTTCTATTCTCAATCGTAGAAATGATGAAGCACAAGGGAAAGAGGCACATGTGTTTACCCTTGATGTTACTAAGAATGAACATGATAAGGGAGAACCTTTAGTAGGAGGACCTCCACAGGCAACGAATACACACACAGAAAATGAACAACAAAAGATAATGGGATTTGACGTATTAGAAGAAGTACAAAAGGTAGACCAAACTGATAGCTGTAAAGATAAGGAATTAACATGTGTAGCGGATCACAATGCATTACACAATATAGCACACAGTACAGCATATAATGCTTTACAAAATGCATCATACAATTCTGTACATAATTCTCTAATAGAGGCAGAAATGAACAAGCATTTTGAAAAGGGGTCATACACTTGCCTACTGGATGGTGCGAATATCGGTTACAACAAACAGAACGTAGAAAATGGCAGATTTAGTTTTTTACAAATTGAGGtgttaaaagaaattataaaaaaaaaaaataaagagttACCTTTGATTATTCTtccaaaaatatatcattacaAGAATTCATTAAAGCATTTGAGAAATGAAGGAATCCATAGTGAGCAAAAAACAAATGCTAACATTTTTATACCAaacaaaacaataaaaataaaaaaatatagccCGACTTGTTCAGTAAATAGTAAATATTGCATTAAACCAAATAAGGAGTTATCGACTGATCGTTCTGGTGATAGGGCTTATGCAGAGGAATCAGGGATAGTAGGAGCAACAGCAGAAACAGCGAAAGAAGAAGCGGAAGGGGCAACAGAAGGAGTAGAAGAAGAAGATTCTCTTGGTTTTAGATCACCAGGTTGTGGTACACACGCCAGACCAATTTTCAACAAATTAGACAGTACGGAtgtagaaataataaaaaaatgggaaaaagaaaaatgcctatacatatgtaattaCAACATGTACgatgattattattacattttaggAAGTCTAGCAAGAagcaataatttatttaacatttattattacatagaTGAATTGTCAAAGcacttttataaatataaaaatttaaatcatAATGTTATTATAGACAATTATAGTTTAATTGATGATCGGGTGATTTATAATAACAGAGAAGtcctacatatatataatagtaatcTTATCTTCGATAGAAATAGCAATATAATGGTACTAGTTAGTGATGAAAACATTAACAAAgagaacaaatatatttctatgaatgaacaatattataatgataaaataaaaaagaaaaaaaaaaattttaaattatttgatgaatataaaagtaattttatatttaaagacAAAGATAATATACGCTAtgtagaaaatatttatgctgatacatatttttatgattcTCAAAAGGGGGAGCACATTATTGTAAACGATAcgaataataagaataaatgtaaaaCTAAATGTGAAAAACTGGTAAGAGATACCAATTACTCGAACAACACTTATACAGATAATGCCCtcttaaaaagtaaaacaaaacaagaaaaaataatcaaaaattacaaaacaaGGGAGACTGCTACTCTGGATGAGGTGAGAGAGAAAGCTGCACCAGACCAATTGAGTGCATCCTCTGATCCAAATAGTGATAACAACGTGGAGCATCATGAAAagacaaatttttattacgcaaacatatacataaaatgtgttaaaaatgtaaacagTGCGCAGAAACCGATATATGTTTACACAAACGATAAGATGAAAAATCATTACTTTAATGAATacacaaattttattttaaaaaaatggaaaaaaaaaagttttatatccttttattttaagcaACCAATCATTCTTTCAGAGTTAAGGAAACAGTCGGATTCGAACACTATAGACTTAacgaatataataaataattataaattgcCATATGTGAATTTAGAAAATTCAAAGCTATATATAGATGATATTATATCTTACAAggatagaaatatatatcatataaaaattaattctcCCAGTAAAACTTTCTTGTCGTATCAAAGTGAAAATATACCATTTCTGCATTATAACAACAATGTGGTCAAGTATTTGTGCATAGACTTCTCTAGGATATAGGATGGGAATATGTGAAATAGGGTATCTGTGTGCATGTATACGACATGTGCATGTGCAgtctatgtatatatttatatccatatatgcatatgatCGCAATTTGTTTGACCATCTTTAAAGTGCACACAGAAAATGCGTTATCTACTTTAAACTTGAAAATTACTTTATCTTTGTTACtcaattttttcctttcttttaaGACAAAATTTTGGAAGTGAAACGACTGCCGTCAGTGTAACGACTGTTGGAGGTGtaacaaatattaaaaaaggtaaagaaaaatttttaaattaaaaaataaaaaatttgaaaaataaaagaggaaAATCTTGTGGACATTTTTAAAGACAttccttattattataacatacGAGGGTTACTTCCTTCACAAAATTTGTATAATGGATCTGCTGTTGTGAATTTCCTAACCGTACGTTGAGGTGTATCATGTGATGATGAAAAGGatgttcttcttttttcgCTTAAATATAGTACATCAAAATGAGCAGAAAATGTTAATTTAGTAAAATTCAATTTTGCGGCATTCCCAATTGCAAGtgcatcatttttttttttttttttgttttatcttattttcgCGCCTTCATCTTCTCGCATTACTTCGTATATCATCTTATATGTTAAATGTTATCCCGCACATGTTATTCgttatctctttttttttttttttttttttttttttttgacacTCCTGCGTGCAGCTCATCTGCCTCTTCGAAGAAGAGGTTATGGATAAGTGTTCATCATTTCCTTCTTCGCTTTTATGttgttcataataatataataaatttcctCATAGTTGCTCGTGccaaaaaagttttttagtTTCTCTTCATTTAAATTGTCGTCTTGAAATAGGACGTGAACTATGAAAAGGGAGTAGCAGAAaagggtatatatatactaatatttaaaaaaaaaaggtaggctcctgtatatataatggaGCACAAGTAAGGTATATtgatcttttattttgttcttttttaaattatgttatattgttttaaagcatttatatctttttatatcattttttttatcatttatagcattctttatcattttatgacatttttcctattttttacGATAATTTGTTATCTCGTGGGGACTAATCAATGTATCATTAAACTGTGTGTTGTGAACTGGCAATTTGGGTTTCTGTTCCCAAGGCAAAAGCTCTAATTCGCATACACATTTTAATATTGTCTTATCCCTGAAGGAAAATTGGAAATTGGGTGCTATAATATAcgtcataataatatacgtcataataatatacgttataatgttatacaatataatgaaatacgCTCTAATCATTTACagtcataataatattcGTCTAAATAATACACATTCTAGTAATGTAcgtttaattattattattatttttttttttttttgaatttttccTTGTTCCtctttttacctttttataaaaatgataattagAAAATGAGAGACAAAATCGGAAAGCAGAATGTAAAATCCTGCATGCAAATAATGAGAGTTGCCAAACCTACAGAGAAAAAATGGTGCACGTGTATATGCAAACATTTCGTTTGGCATTTTTGTTtgacttttctttttcccttTCTTTTGCATTATCTTTTGACCTATATATTTTCCCTTTCctttaacttatttttttcttttctttttttttttttttctctattaaaatattactcCTTTTCCGAgttaaagaagaaaaatgagGCTATAAACAAGGCGCAGTTGGTAAGGGTGAGGCACACAATTAATGccattattttattgcaAAAAGATACATGTTTAATTGAAGATGTTTCTGGGTGTTCTCTgaaatgtgcatatatgaGTGTGCCTTTCACTACAATTAAGTTTATCAAAGCTACAATAAAAGCCtagaaaaaagtatatacagatgaaaatatatatatgtacgtacatatgcgtacatatatacatgcatacatgtatGGGCTTATATGAGCACGTGCgcgtttatatatactagTACATAGCCCATAGATCGCATgaagttaaaaaaagtaaactaCTCAGAACAGAGCCTATACAATGAAGTCATAATGaactaattataaaattttcatatgagtgtattttactattaataaataGTGCTTCAAAAAGTTTATGGAATTGCATAAT comes from Plasmodium malariae genome assembly, chromosome: 7 and encodes:
- the TRX3 gene encoding thioredoxin 3, putative, giving the protein MALICIGSVCFSLFHVGIIILFIINYFYSHIKKFLPQFLVGSDDKDKQIKDILQLKRKKKEYGESTYIELAEGGNLEDIFKSSKNVSVVLKFGASWCKPCVRIKEYFKNQTASYYVSLVDIDVDVYDTLNEEYAIKVLPTFIFYFFLNNEWIITQRIEGASEKELERAFKKYSISKAN
- the PmUG01_07027700 gene encoding conserved Plasmodium protein, unknown function; translated protein: MLFYTKENELKKKVISFLLLLILYEQCLINFIYSFSINKRTFVLNSVVDKNDNVKKNKLRENRKILVEIGNSLREQDVHKSLANLDSILTEYSKDKRLSKNMSVLCGNVLNLCSKFNDINNMIKVIEKMKYYNIEMQENSYLAICNYYISNNYIYEYLLTINKMIERNITIRERFYKYILVHILDLSFDNSGYARHLFHEGYTNNREVCKEGNAQIRDEYIGSAIRGGQENSIHDNVANGVSSDYNGRQDMSYYNAHYSSADREHSNNKRYHLIKNTDYSNFDKYTKELNKYNMRLDEEDKKYILNNYLLIDIFKHMNDNEIKIKLIYILKLVHYVYENIQYLMRKKNQELILREEDTQDVEDGHDVDNNDSNDSDYSIDGASSVNSTKSNSSDKEKEKLKKIKKNNGKNFYKDILIEQLKCILDLYKMNYDSMNINIKKYEETLDEQEKRNVYYQVNKIIKKLPFIKLTENVKNTYKCKNCEQNINTYFLTLKQIIIVIVNIILITNLFNNKEIYKIKHFFSILNRRNDEAQGKEAHVFTLDVTKNEHDKGEPLVGGPPQATNTHTENEQQKIMGFDVLEEVQKVDQTDSCKDKELTCVADHNALHNIAHSTAYNALQNASYNSVHNSLIEAEMNKHFEKGSYTCLLDGANIGYNKQNVENGRFSFLQIEVLKEIIKKKNKELPLIILPKIYHYKNSLKHLRNEGIHSEQKTNANIFIPNKTIKIKKYSPTCSVNSKYCIKPNKELSTDRSGDRAYAEESGIVGATAETAKEEAEGATEGVEEEDSLGFRSPGCGTHARPIFNKLDSTDVEIIKKWEKEKCLYICNYNMYDDYYYILGSLARSNNLFNIYYYIDELSKHFYKYKNLNHNVIIDNYSLIDDRVIYNNREVLHIYNSNLIFDRNSNIMVLVSDENINKENKYISMNEQYYNDKIKKKKKNFKLFDEYKSNFIFKDKDNIRYVENIYADTYFYDSQKGEHIIVNDTNNKNKCKTKCEKLVRDTNYSNNTYTDNALLKSKTKQEKIIKNYKTRETATLDEVREKAAPDQLSASSDPNSDNNVEHHEKTNFYYANIYIKCVKNVNSAQKPIYVYTNDKMKNHYFNEYTNFILKKWKKKSFISFYFKQPIILSELRKQSDSNTIDLTNIINNYKLPYVNLENSKLYIDDIISYKDRNIYHIKINSPSKTFLSYQSENIPFLHYNNNVVKYLCIDFSRI
- the PmUG01_07027800 gene encoding conserved Plasmodium protein, unknown function, with protein sequence MDPYKFNSWIRILIALCSTGAYILISLMLPLFVAVPSFDAVYGIFFVAPYNDNKYITWYKFEDHICKNGKRYEDLSKTKHYEKNIRSKLCNSINFLKHYLLIAFIVALINLIVVKGTLIYAHFREHPETSSIKHVSFCNKIMALIVCLTLTNCALFIASFFFFNSEKEFGNSHYLHAGFYILLSDFVSHFLIIIFIKRDKTILKCVCELELLPWEQKPKLPVHNTQFNDTLISPHEITNYLHVLFQDDNLNEEKLKNFFGTSNYEEIYYIIMNNIKAKKEMMNTYP